One genomic segment of Amycolatopsis sp. Hca4 includes these proteins:
- a CDS encoding PfkB family carbohydrate kinase: MLLAGLCTVDVVQRVEELPAPGEKVQSLQVDVAAGGPATNAAVTAAALGAEATLLTVLGAHPLAALARADLETHGVRVVDLDPARTAPPPVSAVAVRDRDGERTVVSRNAAGSEAGWSGTVDADVVLVDGHHPNLALSVARAAGDVPVVLDAGSWKPVLDDLLPLVDIAACSAHFSAPGPGLHERGVPTVITTAGPGPVRWSTADGGSGEVPVAGVEARDTLGAGDVWHGALAVAVTRERTVTDRIRFANEVAAERVRHVGPRSWTTAIAGRNRT, from the coding sequence GTGCTGCTGGCGGGCTTGTGCACGGTGGACGTCGTCCAGCGGGTCGAGGAGCTTCCGGCGCCGGGCGAGAAGGTGCAGTCGCTGCAGGTGGACGTCGCCGCGGGTGGGCCCGCGACGAACGCCGCGGTGACGGCGGCCGCGCTCGGCGCCGAAGCGACCCTGCTGACCGTCCTCGGTGCGCACCCGCTGGCGGCGCTGGCCCGCGCCGACCTCGAAACCCACGGCGTCCGGGTCGTCGACCTCGATCCCGCCCGGACCGCGCCGCCGCCGGTGAGCGCGGTCGCCGTCCGCGACCGCGACGGCGAGCGGACGGTCGTCTCCCGCAACGCGGCCGGGTCCGAAGCCGGCTGGAGCGGCACGGTCGACGCGGACGTGGTGCTCGTCGACGGCCACCACCCGAACCTCGCGCTTTCGGTCGCCCGCGCGGCCGGGGACGTCCCGGTCGTGCTCGACGCCGGGAGCTGGAAGCCCGTGCTCGACGACCTGCTGCCCCTGGTCGACATCGCCGCGTGTTCCGCGCACTTCAGCGCGCCGGGACCCGGCCTGCACGAGCGCGGCGTCCCCACCGTGATCACCACCGCGGGGCCCGGCCCGGTGCGCTGGTCCACTGCGGACGGCGGCTCGGGCGAGGTGCCTGTTGCGGGCGTCGAAGCGCGGGACACACTAGGAGCGGGCGACGTCTGGCACGGCGCGCTCGCCGTGGCCGTGACCCGCGAACGGACGGTGACGGACCGGATCCGCTTCGCCAACGAGGTGGCCGCC
- a CDS encoding substrate-binding domain-containing protein, with translation MRQRSLTALTLAAVLAATTGCTVERHWGGNTNTGGSGKAKVGLVTKTDTNPYFVELRNAARAAAQANGADFSALAGQFDGDNDGQVRAIENLRQQGANTILITPSSSTGVLKAIKDARDAGVLVIALDTATEPADAVDATFATDNFAAGEQQGAYVKAALNGTPPKLLMVDGTAGSTVDTQRHGGFLKGIGLTDGSPEIKGHTAANGDQSLAQQGMENLLQRSTDINAVYSMNEPMGRGAYAALKARGLTGQIVMGSIDGGCEGVQNVKDGQFAATVMQFPKKMAEQGVLAAVEYAKTGKKPSGFVNTGSAVITDKPLPGIESHDSAWGLQNCWGGQK, from the coding sequence ATGAGACAGCGAAGTCTCACCGCGCTGACGCTGGCCGCCGTCCTCGCCGCGACGACCGGGTGCACGGTCGAGCGCCACTGGGGCGGCAACACCAACACGGGCGGGAGCGGCAAGGCGAAGGTCGGCCTGGTCACCAAGACCGACACCAATCCCTACTTCGTGGAACTCCGCAATGCGGCCAGAGCGGCCGCGCAGGCCAACGGCGCCGACTTCAGCGCGCTCGCCGGCCAGTTCGACGGCGACAACGACGGCCAGGTCCGCGCCATCGAAAACCTGCGTCAGCAGGGTGCGAACACGATCCTCATCACGCCGAGCTCGTCCACCGGCGTGCTCAAGGCGATCAAGGACGCCCGTGACGCCGGCGTCCTGGTCATCGCCCTCGACACCGCCACCGAACCGGCGGACGCGGTCGACGCCACCTTCGCCACCGACAACTTCGCGGCAGGCGAGCAGCAGGGCGCTTACGTCAAGGCCGCGCTGAACGGCACCCCGCCCAAGCTGCTCATGGTCGACGGGACCGCCGGCAGCACGGTCGACACCCAGCGCCACGGCGGCTTCCTCAAGGGCATCGGGCTGACCGACGGCTCGCCGGAGATCAAGGGCCACACCGCGGCCAACGGCGACCAGAGCCTCGCCCAGCAGGGTATGGAGAACCTGCTGCAGCGCAGCACCGACATCAACGCCGTCTACTCGATGAACGAGCCGATGGGCCGCGGCGCGTACGCGGCGCTGAAGGCCCGCGGGCTGACCGGGCAGATCGTCATGGGCTCGATCGACGGCGGCTGCGAAGGCGTCCAGAACGTCAAGGACGGCCAGTTCGCCGCCACCGTCATGCAGTTCCCGAAGAAGATGGCCGAGCAGGGGGTGCTCGCCGCCGTCGAGTACGCCAAGACCGGCAAGAAGCCGTCCGGGTTCGTGAACACCGGGTCCGCCGTGATCACCGACAAGCCCCTGCCTGGCATCGAAAGCCACGACTCCGCCTGGGGCCTGCAGAACTGCTGGGGAGGCCAGAAATGA
- a CDS encoding ABC transporter permease has translation MTTVTATHARERESLGEFLLRAPAVGPALALVVAIVVFSLATDTFFDLDNLSTVVQQSLVVGTLALGQTLVILIAGIDLSNAASMVVATLIMAKLAAAGTNGFVALLAGVVLTIIVGIFIGGLATRIKLPAFIITLGTFTMLTAVSKLIAGGQAVPVTDGLLQWLGTKRYLFGGIPITYGMTLALLMYLGIWYALTKTAWGKHVYAVGNAPESARLSGIKVNRTVLSVYIVAGLTFGIAAWQALGRTPNADPNQFQLGNLDSITAVVLGGTSLFGGRGSVLGTLMGALVVAVLRSGLTQMNVDGNYQDLATGALLIAAVVVDRIARRQQQS, from the coding sequence ATGACGACGGTCACCGCAACCCACGCCCGGGAACGCGAATCCCTCGGCGAGTTCCTCCTCCGCGCCCCCGCGGTCGGCCCGGCCCTCGCGCTGGTCGTCGCGATCGTGGTGTTCTCGCTGGCCACGGACACCTTCTTCGACCTCGACAACCTGTCAACGGTGGTCCAGCAGTCCCTGGTCGTCGGGACGCTCGCGCTGGGCCAGACGCTCGTCATCCTCATCGCGGGCATCGACCTGTCCAACGCGGCCTCGATGGTCGTCGCGACGCTGATCATGGCGAAGCTCGCCGCCGCCGGGACCAACGGCTTCGTCGCCCTGCTCGCCGGGGTCGTGCTGACGATCATCGTCGGCATCTTCATCGGCGGCCTCGCCACGCGGATCAAGCTGCCGGCGTTCATCATCACGCTCGGCACGTTCACCATGCTGACCGCGGTGTCGAAGCTGATCGCGGGCGGCCAGGCCGTGCCGGTGACCGACGGGCTGCTGCAGTGGCTCGGTACCAAGCGCTACCTCTTCGGCGGCATCCCGATCACCTACGGCATGACGCTGGCGCTGCTGATGTACCTCGGCATCTGGTACGCGCTGACGAAAACCGCGTGGGGCAAGCACGTCTACGCGGTCGGCAACGCGCCGGAGTCCGCGCGGCTGTCCGGCATCAAGGTCAACCGCACGGTGCTGTCGGTGTACATCGTGGCCGGGCTGACCTTCGGCATCGCCGCCTGGCAGGCGCTCGGCCGGACGCCGAACGCCGACCCGAACCAGTTCCAGCTCGGCAACCTCGACTCGATCACCGCCGTCGTCCTCGGCGGGACGAGCCTCTTCGGCGGCCGCGGCTCGGTACTCGGGACGCTGATGGGCGCGCTGGTCGTGGCGGTGCTGCGGTCGGGCCTCACGCAGATGAACGTCGACGGCAACTACCAGGACCTCGCCACCGGCGCCCTGCTCATCGCCGCCGTCGTGGTGGACCGGATCGCGAGGAGGCAGCAGCAGTCATGA
- a CDS encoding ATP-binding cassette domain-containing protein: MTEPILQARGLVKRYGRVTAIDGADFDLLPGEVLAVVGDNGAGKSSLIKALSGAVIPDEGEIKVDGHTVHFKSPLDARHYGIETVYQDLAVAPALDIASNMFLGREKRLKGPLGLFRKLDTGAMRAEAQRILDELGINIKSISQPVETLSGGQRQGVAVARAAAFGTKAVIMDEPTAALGVAESGKVLDLIGRIRDRGLPVVLISHNMPHVFDIADRIHVHRLGKRVAVVSPKTHSMNQVVGLLTGALRLNENGEVEEAAAATHVAGLK, translated from the coding sequence ATGACCGAACCGATCCTCCAGGCCCGCGGCCTGGTCAAGCGCTACGGCCGGGTGACCGCCATCGACGGCGCCGACTTCGACCTGCTGCCCGGCGAGGTGCTCGCCGTGGTCGGGGACAACGGCGCCGGGAAGTCCTCACTGATCAAAGCCCTGTCCGGCGCGGTGATCCCGGACGAGGGCGAGATCAAAGTGGACGGTCACACCGTCCACTTCAAGTCCCCTTTGGACGCTCGGCACTACGGCATCGAGACGGTGTACCAGGACCTCGCGGTCGCGCCCGCGCTCGACATCGCGTCGAACATGTTCCTGGGCCGGGAAAAGCGGCTCAAGGGTCCGCTCGGGTTGTTCCGCAAGCTCGACACCGGCGCCATGCGGGCCGAGGCCCAGCGGATCCTCGACGAGCTGGGCATCAACATCAAGTCGATCAGCCAGCCCGTCGAGACGCTTTCCGGTGGCCAGCGCCAGGGTGTCGCGGTGGCACGGGCCGCGGCGTTCGGCACCAAGGCCGTGATCATGGACGAGCCGACCGCCGCGCTCGGCGTCGCCGAGTCCGGCAAGGTGCTCGACCTGATCGGCCGGATCCGCGATCGCGGCCTGCCGGTGGTGCTGATCAGCCACAACATGCCGCACGTGTTCGACATCGCCGACCGCATCCACGTGCACCGCCTCGGCAAGCGCGTCGCGGTCGTCTCGCCGAAGACGCACTCGATGAACCAGGTCGTCGGCCTGCTCACCGGTGCCCTGCGGCTCAACGAGAACGGCGAGGTCGAAGAAGCCGCCGCGGCGACCCATGTGGCCGGCTTGAAGTGA
- a CDS encoding LacI family DNA-binding transcriptional regulator translates to MDRSKSSRPTQRDIAELAGVSITTVSHVVNGTRAVAEDTKAAVLRAIEATGYTGDAIARSLVTGGTRSIGMAISLVANPYFATLMQAIEREASAHGYTVLLADTHDAADTERDTVRALRSRRVDGLLITPAPGDGPVISELVSLDVPTVLIDRLATRTDVDQVGSENIQATSALTAHLATLGHRRIGMISGVPGLSTSEERVLGYRLGLGRSGLTWASDLVACGNSSREGGVLALSTLLALPEPPTALVVGNDSMMVGVLHEARRRGLRIGRDLPVVVYDDVEWADLVDPPLTTMAQPIEEIGRQAVRLLLARINDPSRKAETVRLAPTLRHRESCGCPPVHSLQ, encoded by the coding sequence ATGGACCGGTCGAAGTCTTCGCGGCCGACGCAGCGGGACATCGCCGAGCTCGCGGGCGTGTCGATCACGACCGTCTCGCACGTGGTGAACGGGACGCGCGCGGTCGCGGAGGACACCAAGGCGGCGGTGCTGCGGGCGATCGAGGCCACCGGCTACACCGGCGACGCCATCGCGCGCTCACTGGTCACCGGCGGGACGCGGTCGATCGGGATGGCGATCTCGCTGGTGGCGAACCCGTACTTCGCGACGCTGATGCAGGCGATCGAGCGGGAGGCCTCCGCGCACGGCTACACCGTCCTGCTGGCCGACACGCACGACGCGGCGGACACGGAGCGTGACACCGTGCGGGCGCTGCGCTCCCGTCGCGTCGACGGCCTCCTCATCACCCCGGCGCCGGGCGACGGCCCGGTGATCAGTGAGCTGGTGTCCCTCGACGTGCCGACGGTGCTGATCGACCGGCTGGCCACCCGCACCGACGTCGACCAGGTCGGCTCGGAGAACATCCAGGCGACCTCGGCGCTGACCGCGCACCTGGCCACGCTCGGGCACCGGCGGATCGGGATGATCAGCGGCGTGCCCGGCCTGTCGACCAGCGAGGAGCGCGTGCTCGGCTACCGGCTGGGGCTCGGCCGGTCCGGGCTGACCTGGGCGTCCGACCTCGTGGCCTGCGGAAACTCCTCGCGCGAGGGTGGCGTGCTGGCGTTGAGCACGCTGCTCGCGCTGCCCGAGCCGCCGACCGCGCTGGTGGTCGGGAACGACAGCATGATGGTCGGCGTGCTGCACGAGGCGCGGCGGCGCGGGCTGCGGATCGGGCGTGACCTGCCGGTGGTGGTCTACGACGACGTCGAGTGGGCGGACCTGGTCGACCCGCCGCTGACCACGATGGCCCAGCCGATCGAGGAGATCGGCCGGCAGGCGGTGCGGCTGCTGCTGGCCCGGATCAACGACCCGTCCCGCAAGGCCGAAACGGTGCGGTTGGCACCCACTCTGCGTCACCGTGAGTCCTGCGGCTGCCCACCGGTTCACTCACTTCAGTGA